A single Lacerta agilis isolate rLacAgi1 chromosome 10, rLacAgi1.pri, whole genome shotgun sequence DNA region contains:
- the ACTR6 gene encoding actin-related protein 6, whose amino-acid sequence MATLVLDNGAYNAKIGYSHAHVSVIPNCQFRSKTARLKTFTANQLDEIKDPSGLFYILPFQKGYLVNWDVQRQVWDYLYGKEMYQVDFVDTNIIITEPYFNFSSIQESMNEILFEEYQFQAVLRVNAGALSAHRYFRDNPSELCCIIVDSGYSFTHIVPYCRSKKKKEAIIRINVGGKLLTNHLKEIISYRQLHVMDETHVINQVKEDVCYVSQDFFKDMETAKLKGEENTVMLDYVLPDFSTIKKGFCKPREEMVLSGKYKTGEQILRLTNERFAVPEILFHPSDIGIQEMGIPEAIVYSIQNLPEEMQPHFFKNIVLTGGNTHLPGFRDRVYSEVRCLTPTDYDVSVVLPENPITYSWEGGKLISENDDFEDMVVTREDYEENGHSICEEKFDI is encoded by the exons ATGGCGACTCTCGTGTTAGATAACGGCGCCTACAATGCCAAGATCGGGTACAGTCACGCTCATGTCAG tGTTATTCCGAACTGTCAGTTTAGATCAAAGACTGCTCGTCTGAAAACATTTACAGCTAACCAACTGGATGAAATTAAAGATCCATCTGGGCTTTTTTATATACTCCCGTTCCAGAAG GGCTACTTGGTAAACTGGGATGTTCAAAGACAAGTGTGGGACTATCTTTATGGAAAAGAAATGTATCAG GTAGATTTTGTAGATACCAATATCATCATCACAGAACCTTATTTCAACTTCAGCTCAATACAAGAGTCCATGAATGAAATATTGTTTGAAGAATACCAATTCCAAGCAGTTCTCAGAGTAAATG CTGGGGCTCTCAGTGCCCATAGATACTTCCGGGATAACCCATCAGAACTGTGTTGCATCATTGTAGACAGTGGGTATTCTTTTACACACATTGTACCTTACTGCAgaagtaaaaagaagaaggaggccattataag GATTAACGTGGGAGGAAAGCTCTTAACCAATCATCTAAAGGAGATAATCTCTTACAG gCAACTCCATGTTATGGATGAAACCCATGTGATTAAccaagtgaaagaagatgtatgttATGTTTCCCAAGACTTTTTCAAGGATATGGAGACTGCCAA ATTGAAGGGGGAAGAAAATACAGTAATGTTGGACTATGTTTTACCAGACTTCAGCACAATTAAAAAAGGGTTTTGTAAG CCAAGGGAAGAAATGGTGTTAAGTGGAAAATACAAAACTGGTGAACAAATACTTCGTCTTACAAATGAGCGATTTGCTGTTCCAGAGATACTCTTCCATCCTTCAGATATTGGTATTCAAGAAATGGGAATTCCTGAAGCCATTGTTTATTCAATTCAGAACTTGCCGGAAG AAATGCAGCCACATTTCTTTAAGAATATTGTTTTAACTGGTGGAAACACACATCTCCCCGGCTTCAGGGATCGTGTTTACTCTGAGGTCCGATGCCTCACCCCCACTGACTACGATGTTTCTGTTGTTCTGCCAGAGAA CCCTATTACTTATTCCTGGGAAGGTGGAAAGCTGATTTCTGAAAATGATGATTTTGAAGATATGGTGGTAACCAGAGAAGACTATGAAGAAAATGGACATAGTATATGTGAAGAGAAATTTGATATTTAA